Below is a genomic region from Flavobacterium ginsengisoli.
TTTACTACCAGTAAAAAGATTTTACTCCTTGACACCGAATTAGATAAGTCAAGTTATATAGTTTCTCGAGTGAGTAAAAAACTGAAATTTAACTCAACAAGTCCTCCTGAATCTGAAATTCAAAATCTAATAAAATCTAACAGAATCAAAAGAATTGATTGGGTAAATGGATACGATATTTATGAAATTAAGAATAAATAAAAACAAAAAAAGTCCTCAAATGAGGGCTTTTTTATATCTCATAAATAAACAATTTTAATCAGTATCACCTTCGCTATAATAATTATTCTCTTCATCTTCTGAGCCAATTTCTTCTTGCTCATCATCTAATTCAGCTCCTGGAATATCCAAATCATTTCCAAGTTTGTCGCTGTTTTGTTTCCATTCGTTGTCGTTTTGAGTAATGGTTTGATCGGTCGAAATATTTTCTGGATCTATATTTTCTGACTTGTCTTCGCGATTGTAAATATCTTCATTTGCTGGATAATTTAGATTTTCCAGATTTCTTTCTATCTCATTTTCTTTTGTCGCATTTTTATCTTCTGAATTTATCATAATGTCAATATTAAATATTATTAAACAGATATTTGTATACTATAAAGTTATGAAATCTATGGTTTCAATACTTATATTTTTAAAATCAGTATGTTATAATATTTGCATAAAAAATCAGCTTATTTTTTAATTGAAAGATGCTCCAATTGCCCAATTTCTTTCCATGTAATTAATTGAATATTATTCTCTTTTAATTTTGCTTTGCATTCATCACTGGTAAAAAACTCGAAATCTATTTGACGCCATTCTGAACCAAAATTTGGATGATTTATTGTGATGCCTTGCATTTCAAAATCATCAAACGCAGGATGAAGCAGGAAAACATTTAATCCAGAAATTGCGCTGTCTAAAGCTTTTTCATAAGATTTTTTGAGTTCTCCTTTTTCAAAGTCAGCATAATATCCAATTAAAAGTTTATCAGCCAAAAGTGTATCATCAAAATTATATTTTTCATTAGATAGAGAAATTGATTCTACAAAGTCTTTATTAATAAAAACTGGTAAATTGTATGTTTTTCCTAGCTCTTTGTAGATTTCTAAAATTTCAGGGGTAACGCCGACACTGCACATATGCGAGTCGAGATGTGTAGGCTGAATGCCAAATTGCAAAGCTCTTTCGATTTGTGCGGTAAGCTCCTTTTTAATTTCAGCTGGTTGTGCGTTGTTTTTGAAATCTTGTCGGGTTTTATAAAAATAACCATTTTGATCTACTAAGCTTGAAACTTCGGAAACGGGAAGAATCGGGCCAAATTTGTAATTCTCCCATTCGCAGGTGAGAGTTAAATGAATTCCGCAGTCATAATTTGGATTGTTATTAGCAAAAGTGGCCATCTCAAAAAACCACGGACAAGGAACCATTATGCTGTATGAATTGACAGATCCGTTTTGGAGTGTTTTTATAGTTGCCTGATTTTCGGAATGCGATAGTCCTGCATCATCGGCGTGAATGATTAATAGTTTGGTGTTTTCAGGATATCCGAGTTTTTGTGCTAAGTTCATTTTGAATTTTTATTGTTGTGAATATGCTGAGTGAGAACTTCAACTTCGTTTAGTATGGAAGCTCCGCATTTCATTTTTTAATAGATTTTATTCAAATTTAAAAATTTCTGAAGTTTAGGTTTTATGTTGTTTTTGAATTAACTCAATTTTATAATTCACAATTTTTCTAATTAATTAAATTTCCCTGAAATTAGCTTATCTTTGCCGACTGAAAAAAGAAACAAATGAAGTTCGATTTATTACAAAAAGATCCGCAGTCTAAAGCAAGAGCGGGAAGTATAACTACTGATCACGGCGTAATTGAAACGCCTATTTTTATGCCGGTTGGAACGGTTGCATCTGTAAAAGGTGTGCATCAGCGTGAGCTTAAAGAAGAAATAAATCCGGATATTATTCTTGGAAATACATACCATTTATATTTACGTCCACAAACCGAAATTTTAGAAAAAGCGGGAGGATTGCATAAATTCATGAACTGGGATCGTAATATTTTGACTGATTCTGGAGGATATCAAGTATATTCTCTTTCTTCAAATAGAAAAATTAAAGAAGAAGGAGTGAAGTTCAAATCGCATATTGACGGTTCTTACCACTTTTTTACTCCAGAAAATGTAATGGAAATTCAGCGTACAATTGGAGCCGATATTATTATGGCTTTTGACGAATGTACACCTTATCCTTGTGATTATCGTTATGCGCAGCGTTCTATGCACATGACACACCGTTGGTTAGACAGATGTATTAATCATTTAGAAAAAGTGCCTTATAAATATGGTTACGAACAAACGTTTTTTCCAATTGTTCAAGGAAGTACTTATAAAGATTTGCGTCGCCAGTCGGCTGAATATATTGCCAATGCAGGACAGCAAGGAAATGCAATTGGAGGACTTTCAGTTGGAGAACCTGCTGAAGAAATGTATGCAATGACCGAAGTAGTTTGCGAAATTCTGCCAGAAGATAAACCTCGTTATTTAATGGGAGTTGGAACTCCAATTAATATTTTAGAAAATATTGCGTTAGGGATTGATATGTTCGACTGTGTTATGCCAACACGTAATGCAAGAAACGGAATGTTGTTTACAGCAAACGGAACAATTAACATCAAGAATAAAAAGTGGGAAGCTGATTTTTCTCCAATTGATGAAATGGGACACACTTTTGTAGATACAGAATATTCTAAAGCTTATTTGCGTCATTTATTTGTCGCCAACGAATATCTTGGAAAACAAATTGCAACCATTCATAATCTTGGTTTTTATATGTGGTTGGTTCGTGAAGCCAGAAAACATATCTTAGCCGGAGATTTTAGACCATGGAAAGAAATGATGGTTAAAAATATGAGCCAAAGACTTTAAAAT
It encodes:
- the tgt gene encoding tRNA guanosine(34) transglycosylase Tgt — translated: MKFDLLQKDPQSKARAGSITTDHGVIETPIFMPVGTVASVKGVHQRELKEEINPDIILGNTYHLYLRPQTEILEKAGGLHKFMNWDRNILTDSGGYQVYSLSSNRKIKEEGVKFKSHIDGSYHFFTPENVMEIQRTIGADIIMAFDECTPYPCDYRYAQRSMHMTHRWLDRCINHLEKVPYKYGYEQTFFPIVQGSTYKDLRRQSAEYIANAGQQGNAIGGLSVGEPAEEMYAMTEVVCEILPEDKPRYLMGVGTPINILENIALGIDMFDCVMPTRNARNGMLFTANGTINIKNKKWEADFSPIDEMGHTFVDTEYSKAYLRHLFVANEYLGKQIATIHNLGFYMWLVREARKHILAGDFRPWKEMMVKNMSQRL
- a CDS encoding polysaccharide deacetylase family protein, which produces MNLAQKLGYPENTKLLIIHADDAGLSHSENQATIKTLQNGSVNSYSIMVPCPWFFEMATFANNNPNYDCGIHLTLTCEWENYKFGPILPVSEVSSLVDQNGYFYKTRQDFKNNAQPAEIKKELTAQIERALQFGIQPTHLDSHMCSVGVTPEILEIYKELGKTYNLPVFINKDFVESISLSNEKYNFDDTLLADKLLIGYYADFEKGELKKSYEKALDSAISGLNVFLLHPAFDDFEMQGITINHPNFGSEWRQIDFEFFTSDECKAKLKENNIQLITWKEIGQLEHLSIKK